The genomic stretch CAAGTCTATGATGACATGGCTTCCACAACTTGTTCATGGACTCAAGAGGACATGATTGATGTTTTTGGAAACAACAtcattataatatataatgtTTGGCAACAGGCTCACTCACCACACTTACCTTAATCAATTTATATGTATTTTGAGTGACTTAACAGTTAACAACCTGGCCCCCATTATGGAAGCTTTTCTTTGAATCAAAGCCTGATGTGTTATTATCATATATTCTATATGATTCTATCTGTCACAGGTAAAAGGTTCAGAAAAGGACTGATCTGCCATGTTGGAATGGAACCCATTTCTGTCCTTGTTGACATTTTTGTTTTGATGTTCACTAAATCCCATAAAAAACATCAGACTGTACTGCATTAAAAGCAGTGGAAAAACAGAAGAGAAAAGATGGTTCAGAAGAGTCTGATGCATCAGCAGAAGTGTCAGGAAGTTTTCCAGTGATTCACTGCAAGACACAAGAACCAACTGGGAAAAagtacaaaattatatatatatatgttacaaCATTGTTTGTTAGTAGTTtagtattaaaaaaaataacaattgtaCCATGTTTCTGTTAAGTTCATATTATGTTATTACTTTCTCTTTTATCTTCCTCTTTGTTTCATCCGTCTCATTATCTCCACCTGCCCTTTACCTTGTACAATTCTATGAGAGCCTTCCCAAGTCTTCTCAACATCTCCTGCCATGGAAACTGTCcaattcatcatcatcatcatctcctTCTTCTCACTGTCAATGGTTTGGAGTTTCTTGCTACACAAACAAGAGTTTTCAAGTCAAGGCTTTGAATCTCTCAGGCTTAGTCTTGTCTGGTGTGTTGAACAACTCCATTACTTATCTCTGCCGCCATAAAGGGTTGCTCTCTCTTGATCTAAGTGGTAACAATTTCAGTGGTGGGATTCCTGAGCAGCTTGGAAACTGTGGCCAACTCAAGACACTTCTTCTTAATGACAACAGCCTTGATGGAACAATCCCATTTAACCTCTTCCAATCTAAGAGGTTATCAATGCTTGATTTGGGTTATAACTCTCTCTCTGGTGATATACCTGCTGAGGTAAGCTTCTGCACCAAACTAGAATACATTGGCTTTCACAACAATTACTTGACAGGACAGGTACCAAGTGGAGTCTTTTCACTACCAAATTTGAAGTTCTGTTATCTAAATACAAACAACTTAACTGGGTCTTTACCAGATTTTCCTCAATCTTGTGAAATTTCTGATCTTTGGATTCATGAGAATTCATTTTCTGGATCACTACCAAAGACTCTAAGCAGTTGTCACAACCTCACTGCTTTTGTAGCCTGTCATAACAAGTTTGGAGGAGTTATTCCACCAGAGATGTTCAGGGATCTTTTGCAACTTGAAGTACTTTATCTTGATGCAAACATTTTAGAAGGAGAAATCCCAGAAACATTATGGGGTCTTAGAAATTTaaaggagcttgttctttctgaAAACAAGATTAATGGGACCATATCTGAGAACATTGCTAATTGCACTAAGCTAAATGCAGTAGCACTCTCAGCTAACAACCTGGTGGGTCAGATTCCTCATTCAATTGGAGATCTCAAATATTTGAAGAGTTTGTTGCTCTTTGATAACATGATTAATGGCTCTTTACCGTCCGAGCTTGGAAATTGCGGTTCACTTACTGAACTTAGGCTTCAGAGTAACTTCATTGGAGGAGTAATTCCAAAAGAAATTTTCAAACTTGAAAAGCTTGAAGTTCTTTATATGTTCAACAACAAGTTGGAGAACATTATTCCACAGAACATAGGGACAATGAGCAGCCTTGTGGAGTTGGCTCTTTATAACAACAGTTTGACTGGTGGAATCCCATCTGAGATAAGCCATTTGAAGAAACTTAAGTTTCTTTCTTTGGCTCACAACAGACTCACGGGTGAGGTGCCGTTGGAGCTTGGGAAATACAACTCTCCTGGATTAGAGAAACTGGATTTGACTGGTAATTTGCTAGCTGGACCGATCCCTTCTGGTATATGCACCGGAAATAGTCTCTCGGTTTTGACCCTTGGACATAACCGTTTCAATGGGATTTTTCCCAGAGAGATTGCAACATGTTCATCTCTCAAGAGAGTGATTCTTAGTAACAATCTTCTGCATGGGACTATACCAGCTGATTTGAATCATAATTCTGGAATCTCTTTTTTAGAGGTTCAAGATAACTTGCTTGAGGGAACAATACCATCAGCACTTGGTTATTGGAGAAATCTCACAATGCTTGATTTTTCAAGAAACAAACTATCCGGGTCTATACCTTTCAAGCTTGGAAAGCTTCAGAATCTTCAGATTCTTAGACTTTCATCTAACAGGCTAAAGGGAAGCATCCCCCCTGAGCTTAGTTATTGCAGAGGCATTACAAAACTGGACCTTAGCAAGAACAATCTCTCAGGAAAAATCCCTTCAGATATCATCACATCATTGACAAAGTTGCAAAGTCTCGTCCTTGAAGAGAACAGACTAATTGGTCCTATTCCAGACACTTTCTCTTCTCTTCACAGCCTCAATGAACTGCAGCTAGGTGGCAACATGCTTGAAGGCTCTATTCCTTGTAGTTTGACTGAACTTCACCATTTCAGTACAATTCTTAATCTCAGCTATAATGGGCTCTCTGGTAAAATCCCAGAATGCCTTGGGAACTTAGACAAGCTACAAATTCTTGATCTCTCAAGCAACAACTTCTCTGGCGAGTTACCAACTGGACTTAATAGCATGATCTCCCTAATCTTTGTCAACATCTCATTCAATCACCTCTCTGGGAAAATTCCCTCTGCCTGGATGAAATTAGCTGCTTCATATCCAGGTTCTTTCATTGGCAACCAAGAACTTTGTTTACTAGGCACTGAGGCTAAGAACTGTGAGCAGGCTAGAGTTTCCATGAAGAAAAGCCAAATTATTCCTGGCGTGGTTATAGGCGTGGTGATCTCGGTGACACTTCTTTGCATTGTCTTCTATGCGTTAGTAGTTCGTGTCCTTGCACAGAAACATAATCTTGATGAATCTCTGCTACCTGAATGTCAACCGAAAAGTGAATTCTTACCAAAAGATTTGAACTTTGAAGAAATTATGCGTGCAACTGAAGGATGGAATGAGAAGTATGTGATTGGTAGAGGAAAGCATGGAGCAGTTTACAGGATACAATCAAATTCAAGAAAGCATTGGGCAGTCAAGAAGGTAAATTTGTCTGACAGAAACTTCATAATCGAGATGAGAACTCTGAGCATGGTTCGACATCGAAATGTAGTGAGAATGGCAGGCTATTGCATCAAAGATGGCTATGGTTGTATTGTGACAGAATACATGCCTGGAGGAGCTCTCTTTAGTGCACTACACAAGAGTGAACCTCGTTTGGCTTTAGACTGGGCAACTCGATTCCGCATTGCTTTTGGTATTGCACAAGGACTTTCTTACCTTCACCATGATTGTGTCCCACAAATTATTCATAGAGATGTTAAATCAGACAATGTTCTATTGGATTCTGAACTTGAGCCTAAGCTTGGAGATTTCGGGACAGCAAGGATATTGGTTAGTGATTCTGAAACAAGCTCTACTAGGTCTGCCATTGTAGGAACATTGGGCTACATTGCACCAGGTAAGACTCCTTTTCTCAATCAATCCAAGCTTTAATGTTAGCATATTCAGAACCTTATATGATTCatgtcttctttttcttttgcaatTCAGAGAATGCATATTCAACCCGGGTGACAGAGAAATGTGATGTATACAGCTATGGAGTGATTTTACTAGAGCTTCTCTGCAGAAAGATGGCAGTAGATCCAAGCTTTGAAGAAGGCCTTGACATTGTGTCCTGGACAAGGAAGAGCCTAGAGGAGAACAGTGACTGCCTATGCTTATTCGACGAGGAAATAAGTCATTGGGAAGAAAGTGAGCAACAAAAGGCACTGAGTTTACTCGATCTGGCACTTGAATGCACAGAAACTTTGCCTTCTATGAGACCCTCAATGAGAGATGTCGTAGGATTCCTCATCAAGTTGAATGACAGGAATGAATAGTAAATGAAGTAAACTGTTTTTTTATCACTGTAATGAACTGAAATAGTATTCTGGAACAATGTCGCTTGCATATCACAAGGATTTGGAGAGCATGTTATTTGAACTTGAATGAAGTTTAAAGAAGGGATTATGTTGCAACTATTGTTACTAGTTCAACACTTGATTAGTCTAACAAACTATACTAACCAACTGTTGTGAATTCTAATAACATTTACATCATCAAACATTGCTTATAATGAAGTTGGTCTCGTAAGTCAACCAGTCAGATTTGTAGTTTGATCCTACAAGTTCTGAGATTCGAGTCCTTCATAGTAATTGTTATAATTTCATATTACATAAATGTTGTAAGGTTAAGTGAAGAGTGAAAAAAAAGTCTGTTTTCTCATCAATAAATCAGATCTCACTATCTCAGGTTATGGAACATTCATCTTCAAATTTTGTCTAAGGCGCAAAGTAAATTTACTAAGACAAGTGATGCATTTTGCATTTCATTTCTCACAAACAAGTTACTAATAAATGCAAATGCATTTGCAATATTGGAACAAGTTTAAATGTAAGAGCCAATTTGATCTGATACAAAATGCAAATAGTGAAGACCTCCGGTAATTTGTAAGCAAACAAGTCTCTTCATACAGTAAAAGGTTGGAATTATTCAGATACCAAAAAGAAAAAGGCAAGACAATAGACTTTTAGTTTCACAACACCAAGCCACAGAAGCATTTTTAAGGCACCTAATCAGTTGCTTCTGTGGGCTGCAAAGCTTCATTTTGTTTCAACTGTTCTAGAGCTGAAACTCGTCTATCCAACGAGTCATGCAGACCTTTCATCTGGACAAACAGAGAGACAAAATCAGAACTAAGCGTCATATGTGTTTTTTACATTGATATTTTTGTCGAATATTGTATTAGAGGCATCAAAGTTTATCCTTGGCTTGGTCATTCGTTATATTAACAACCAATTTATAAGAGGATAATAACAGGTGTATCAAGAAAGTGGGAAATTGATGAGAAGAAATGAAATATAAAGGAATTTTTTTACAAAATCTAAAAACAATCACTTGATTTCAGATTCCTAAACCGACCACTTTCTGTCATATGATGAGTAAAACCATGAAAATACATTTATATACAACAGTTAAGCACTTGCCAAAGTATCAAAGGCAGCAGAAATAAAACATGCTACTGTCATCAAACTATAGAAGAAGCTAAATACCACCCAAACATTGTCAACTACTTCGAAGACATCATTTTGTTTTTGTTGAATGAAGAGCAATATCAAAGATACAAAGAGCAGAACAAGTACTATAATGTTTTAAAAACAGTTTAGCAAATCAAGGTTAAGGAATGTTCAACAACAAGCACAGGTATATGGAAACACGTTAAAAGAGAAACCAAAATCAGAAGATTAGTAGGAACTAGAGCACACAACCTTCTAACCATTTTATTCATCAAACATCGTGTTTTCCAACTCCCTCTTCAAAGAACATAGAATCATTCTTAACATAGCCAAAATGGAACCTTTGCCATTGAAAGATATCACCTAATTACACTATCATCAATGGCTGCCCAAAACAAACATATGCCCAGAGACCTTGAAACCCTCTCAATTATAAGAGGACTCATTACTCATCACAATAAAATCCTTCAAAGAACACTGATCTAACGAAGCATTACTCATCACACTAACCAAAGACCAcaataaaaactcaaagttccAATATTTCATCTTCAATTTGGCATTGTTCAAAACATAAGAACCATCTACAAACCCAATTAGCTTAAAGCATTACACCTACTATCTTCACCTCCATCATCCATACCATTCACAAACAATCTGGACGATTTGATTTTTCCTAAAATTTCGTATCGCACTATAAAACTATACCTTCCCCAAAAATGGGTTACCTTGAATACTACAAAAGACAAGCGAATCTCTCAAACTAAACAAAAAGATCAACTTAAAACCTACGACTTTCAATTACCCATCAAATTCCAAGAACACCCAGATACAAAAATGTACACATAAAAGAAACAAAGCCCCAAAAGtcatatatatgtacatatataaaaCTCAAACGCAATACCTGTTGAGAAATGGCCTCATGGGCAATCTTGTAATCATTGTGAAGGATGTAAATCCCCAGAAACGACGCCGCCGCTGCCCCTGCGAAGAATGATGCAGCTCGTACTCTCAGAACGTAAcccatattcttcttcttctcgtCCTGAGTTCCTTTCTCTCTACTCTGCAATTTTTCTCCTTTGGATTTCTATTCTAATGTGAATACCAAAAACGACACTGTAATGTCAAAACGACACTGAAATTTTGGGGTTTAGACAGCTTAGAAAACGGTGTCGTTTTTTGTTATTTGGCTTCGGACGTAGTAAAATTCTGGGTTAGCTTATTTCTGAAGCGCCAAGACTCACATCACAacaagtataaatatatatatgtagagagagagagagagagagagaaaaagagagtcaGGGTAGGGAGGTCTGTACGGAACGTAACCAAAAAAAGCAGTGTCACAACTCACCAAGACAACTAGTCAAGAAGCGCCATTTTGCTACTTCTTGCTTTTGGGTTTTGGGAAACTAGGGCTACCTTCTTATTTCTTTAAAGGGTTCTCTCAAAAATTTGTTTTTGATTTTCTCTTGGGAGGGAGAGAGACTCACGAATTGTTACAAAAATGTTGAACGGGGGTACACCTTCGGTTCCTATTACCAACATCAGCACCGAAAAGATTCAGATGGTATAGAGTTATGAATAtttgttctatatatatatatacatacccaTATTTTATATACGTGCATTGTGTTTAGCCTAGCCATgttatattcatatacatatacacatgTTTCAATCTTGGATTTTGGGTTACTTTTGTGTTCTTGTTTTATATTCTTATTGTTTGATTGATTGCTTAAAGGGTATTATGGATGAACAAAGACTTTAAGTATTGCAAAAGTTGAAATTTTCTAGACTAATAAACTTTGTGAGGAAAAGAAACAAatagttacttttttttttttggtaacctAAGAGGTGGCGTGTTGTGTTTGATTGATGCAGTGCTTAGAGGAGAATCAACAGTTGATTCTAGCTATAATGGAGAATCAAAATCAGGGAAAATTCAACGAATGTGTCCCGTGAGTGTTATTGCTTTTTTTTCCCATCTGATGCAATGTTTTGAAAACTTCCCTGTTCTAAAGTGATAAAAATATTCCTTGGTAAACTAGTGTTATTCTTAACAGCAACTCTAATGACTTTATGAATTTACAATTCTGAGCAAAGATTGACTTGTTGGATTAGGCTGTCTAAACTTGTTTTCATGTCAAGTCTAATAGTATTGATTAGAAGCTTGCTTCTTAGAACATAGGAGTTTTAGTACAAGTAAGAATGAGAAATATGGTTGTATGCTATTTTAAGGGAACTTGGTTGTACAGATTGGTGTGAGAACTTGATGTTTAGGATAATGAACTTTGTAATACAGATTTGGTGTTGATAATTTGGATCAAAATCTACATGAACCTACCTGATGCCTATTGGATGAAACTTTTCAACATATGCTAAGTTATTAGATATGGATGTAGCAGTTCTTATAAGCAGTAGAAGAGAATTCATTGGTTTAAATTGCAACAAAGAAATAGGAACTAGAAACAAATAGATCATGCAAAATGAATGTAAAATAACtgtatgttttttttaatcaatATAAAGCCTTCGTTGGTCTCGGTTCTTGATTTTTCCAAGgcgtcggaagactcagaacctTAATGGTTTGATGTTCTTTCCCTCCTTGTTGGGAATATCTGACATCTCAAAGCAGTAAATAATATAGTAATAGAATGAAAACAATATCAAGTGAATATATCCATTCTTTTAATCTTGTCTGGTTAAGTACTATTATGGCCATGGAATGTTATGACATTTTTGAAGATCTTAGGTATCGAACTAAACTTCAGCAGAACTTGACATTTCTGAGCAATCTTGCTGATGTTCTACAACACCAACCAGAGGTGTCTCCTCCTCAACCTCAAGTGAGTTGACCGGAGAAATGTGCTTCTGAAACATATTGTGGAGTCTCTTCTAATCATACGAGTGTGTTTGGTCTCTTCAAAAATATGCAGATGCAAGCTCAGTCAACAATGCAACAATTTCAGCATCCTCCTCAAGCAGCAATGTCTCAACAGCAAGCAGCTTCCTCCTCTCCAAGGCTACTGAATAATGACCATCATCAGCAGCAGCATCAACAGCAGCAGCATCAGcatcagcagcagcagcagcatcaacagcaacagcagcagcagcatcACCAACAGCAACAGCAACAGCAGCATCAGCAACAGCATCAGCATCAGCATCAACAGCAGCAGCATCATCAACAGCAACAGCATCaacagcaacagcagcagcatCAACAGCAGCAGCATCAACAGCAACAGCAGCAGCCATTTTTCCTCCATCAACAGCAGTTCAACCAAGTTCAGAAGGCCATGCAAATGGGAGCAGGAATGGGAAACAGTCAAGAGGGCTTAGGGGCTAGTCGTGCCGGGAATTTTCTAGGAAAACCGGGTGTTGGGAACGATGGCACCAGTAATTTTCTAGGGAAGTCTTTTGGGTACAATCATGGTGGAGAATGAGTAGGAGTGTCAATTGAAAATACCATGACATACACAGTTTATACTAGTTTCATCAACTACGCTATTTGTATTCTTGTAAGGAAGATAACATTCGACTTGAATTGATAAGTAGTCATCTAATTGGTtcgtttgatttttatttttaaattctgAAGAGTgtgattttgttttatttttccttctttctcaAGCTTGGCATCACCAATAAcaatttatttaaagtttattttactaTCGACCTTGACATATCCTCTTTGTACCATTTTTCCTCTGGCTTTAAACTTGCACCTTAGAGTCTTAGACtttcttaaatttttatttttagactACACAACACATTATCTaattatgaataaaaaaaattataaaaacattGTCCCAAATTACAACTTACAGTGTACTCTCTGTCCTATTATTTAAATTGTGACAAAATTGTGAATTCATTCTCACTTAAATTTCATCTCttacatatttatttaaatacaaattttcatatataaatatttttgtcAAATTCTAAGTGGTTACACTTAGAGCACTGCTTATGGAGAATCTATATTTGCTATATAGCTAAATTATACATTAAATATTTATCCTCTAAATTTTTGTACTTTTGTCTATAGTGTTTAGCTAGATTTATGTTACCCTATTTATGTAatcatattatattattatctctctttcttttatatatatatatatatatatagatttcatcatcttatttcttttttttttctttctacctATTAAAagagttttatttatattttatactaTTATTGTAACGCTATGCTAATTAGGGTCTGTCACCAaatgtgtttaaaaccagtgctggacttactaaACAAGTCGTTTGAACTAAACGTgagattaagccactaaaggtttaggtataaAAACTTTTGGACAACTCATAAGCATTTTCATCAAattaaaaacatgttctttacacgggattccaaaaacatcagtttaaaaactagttacaacactcaagttacataataagtcgacctaggcggcaaaagttgggtttaaccctagttcccttgagcatctcggccgtgatggtcgagcggactgcatatgtacatgtcactgctatcgccctccgactcatggctggttgagcttctccttacctttacctgcaccacaaagcacctgtcctgtgagccaaaagactcagcaagaaaacatattaaacagTTCACAGAGTAACACATTtgtcaaacagtaataactgaatctgGTGAAGTCATTTTACAAATTAGCAACCATAGGGTCACGCAAGTGCGTGTAGcacttcctttcaatttgttggcatccgagTCAGTCAAgcgcatgttgcactcccagggtggcccagccatggtggcctgcactccacgtgcacaatgccaatcctagcttataaactgagtcatttaggtccttgacttataagtcaagcctcacatgcccCCGACTTGTAAGTCGAAGCTTTAGGACCCTCAACTTATCAGATGAGTCTTTCAGAGTCCAGTAtgccttcgactaataagtcgatccccaTTTGGCATCCTAATAACCCTttggtttataaaccgagcttccagtcacaacagacaatacatatctcatatagcatacatatcaacaattacaatgcattataatacattcaaacagCAGTCatggcataatcataattatgcgcattCTAGTGTACCTGATCAGATATCCACGAACATAactataatcatgctcattaatagagtcaaagccttaatcatatctatattcattattgactaagctctaatcacgcattcacataatgggtgcagttttcttaccttcgat from Humulus lupulus chromosome 5, drHumLupu1.1, whole genome shotgun sequence encodes the following:
- the LOC133778834 gene encoding leucine-rich repeat receptor-like protein kinase PEPR1 produces the protein MILSVTDCTALKAVEKQKRKDGSEESDASAEVSGSFPVIHCKTQEPTGKNSYYVITFSFIFLFVSSVSLSPPALYLVQFYESLPKSSQHLLPWKLSNSSSSSSPSSHCQWFGVSCYTNKSFQVKALNLSGLVLSGVLNNSITYLCRHKGLLSLDLSGNNFSGGIPEQLGNCGQLKTLLLNDNSLDGTIPFNLFQSKRLSMLDLGYNSLSGDIPAEVSFCTKLEYIGFHNNYLTGQVPSGVFSLPNLKFCYLNTNNLTGSLPDFPQSCEISDLWIHENSFSGSLPKTLSSCHNLTAFVACHNKFGGVIPPEMFRDLLQLEVLYLDANILEGEIPETLWGLRNLKELVLSENKINGTISENIANCTKLNAVALSANNLVGQIPHSIGDLKYLKSLLLFDNMINGSLPSELGNCGSLTELRLQSNFIGGVIPKEIFKLEKLEVLYMFNNKLENIIPQNIGTMSSLVELALYNNSLTGGIPSEISHLKKLKFLSLAHNRLTGEVPLELGKYNSPGLEKLDLTGNLLAGPIPSGICTGNSLSVLTLGHNRFNGIFPREIATCSSLKRVILSNNLLHGTIPADLNHNSGISFLEVQDNLLEGTIPSALGYWRNLTMLDFSRNKLSGSIPFKLGKLQNLQILRLSSNRLKGSIPPELSYCRGITKLDLSKNNLSGKIPSDIITSLTKLQSLVLEENRLIGPIPDTFSSLHSLNELQLGGNMLEGSIPCSLTELHHFSTILNLSYNGLSGKIPECLGNLDKLQILDLSSNNFSGELPTGLNSMISLIFVNISFNHLSGKIPSAWMKLAASYPGSFIGNQELCLLGTEAKNCEQARVSMKKSQIIPGVVIGVVISVTLLCIVFYALVVRVLAQKHNLDESLLPECQPKSEFLPKDLNFEEIMRATEGWNEKYVIGRGKHGAVYRIQSNSRKHWAVKKVNLSDRNFIIEMRTLSMVRHRNVVRMAGYCIKDGYGCIVTEYMPGGALFSALHKSEPRLALDWATRFRIAFGIAQGLSYLHHDCVPQIIHRDVKSDNVLLDSELEPKLGDFGTARILVSDSETSSTRSAIVGTLGYIAPENAYSTRVTEKCDVYSYGVILLELLCRKMAVDPSFEEGLDIVSWTRKSLEENSDCLCLFDEEISHWEESEQQKALSLLDLALECTETLPSMRPSMRDVVGFLIKLNDRNE
- the LOC133834408 gene encoding uncharacterized protein LOC133834408, yielding MGYVLRVRAASFFAGAAAASFLGIYILHNDYKIAHEAISQQMKGLHDSLDRRVSALEQLKQNEALQPTEATD
- the LOC133834407 gene encoding uncharacterized protein LOC133834407; protein product: MLNGGTPSVPITNISTEKIQMCLEENQQLILAIMENQNQGKFNECVPYRTKLQQNLTFLSNLADVLQHQPEVSPPQPQMQAQSTMQQFQHPPQAAMSQQQAASSSPRLLNNDHHQQQHQQQQHQHQQQQQHQQQQQQQHHQQQQQQQHQQQHQHQHQQQQHHQQQQHQQQQQQHQQQQHQQQQQQPFFLHQQQFNQVQKAMQMGAGMGNSQEGLGASRAGNFLGKPGVGNDGTSNFLGKSFGYNHGGE